The proteins below are encoded in one region of Xenopus laevis strain J_2021 chromosome 8L, Xenopus_laevis_v10.1, whole genome shotgun sequence:
- the gpr174.L gene encoding probable G-protein coupled receptor 174: MEMLTGNGTECNVDATFVNNIYAITYTIIMIPGLIGNVLALWIFYAYIKETKRAVIFMINLSIADLLQVLSLPLRIFYYLNQSWPFSHFVCMFCFYLKYVNMYASIFFLMCISVRRFLYVIYPFKFNDRKRVCDVYISVVGWIFVCVSCLPFPLLRDSNNTTTNNRCFVDLPLVDIGMANSVLLVTLAELFGFVTPLIIVLYCSWRTIMSLREPDSISQDLGEKKKALKMILTCAVVFLICFAPYHLSFPLDFLVKANKITQCKHRKAIRTLHPVALCLASLNSCLDPVIYYFTTDEFKRRLSRQDIADSNELQMYCNKAFVKRNSRPEL, encoded by the coding sequence ATGGAAATGCTCACTGGTAATGGTACTGAGTGTAATGTAGATGCCACATTTGTCAATAACATTTATGCTATCACTTACACTATTATAATGATCCCTGGGTTGATTGGAAATGTACTTGCTTTATGGATCTTTTATGCTTACATCAAGGAGACCAAGCGAGCGGTAATATTCATGATTAATCTTTCCATCGCTGACTTACTGCAAGTTCTTTCTCTACCGCTCAGGATATTTTACTACCTGAATCAGTCGTGGCCTTTCAGTCAttttgtctgtatgttttgtttctacctgaaatatgtaaatatgtacgCAAGCATATTTTTCTTAATGTGCATTAGCGTAAGAAGGTTTTTGTACGTCATTTATCCTTTCAAATTCAACGACAGAAAGCGAGTCTGTGATGTGTATATCAGCGTTGTCGGATGGATATTTGTATGTGTCAGCTGCTTGCCATTTCCGCTGCTAAGAGACAGCAATAACACAACAACAAATAACCGCTGTTTTGTGGATCTTCCCCTGGTGGACATTGGGATGGCCAACTCTGTGTTATTAGTAACATTAGCAGAGCTCTTTGGATTTGTCACCCCACTAATCATTGTCTTGTATTGCTCCTGGAGGACTATAATGTCACTGAGAGAGCCAGACTCAATTTCTCAGGACCTTGGAGAAAAGAAGAAAGCTCTGAAGATGATCTTGACATGTGCTGTGGTATTCTTAATCTGCTTTGCTCCTTATCATTTAAGCTTCCCCTTGGACTTTTTGGTAAAAGCCAATAAAATAACTCAGTGCAAGCACAGGAAAGCTATCCGAACATTACATCCAGTGGCCTTGTGCCTTGCCAGCTTGAACTCCTGTCTAGATCCCGTCATCTATTACTTTACAACTGATGAATTTAAAAGAAGGCTATCAAGGCAAGATATAGCAGACAGCAATGAGCTGCAGATGTACTGCAATAAAGCCTTTGTGAAGAGAAATTCAAGACCAGAACTTTAG